A single Gemmatimonadaceae bacterium DNA region contains:
- a CDS encoding antitoxin Xre/MbcA/ParS toxin-binding domain-containing protein, translating to MAKISPVAEVARKSADVAELWDRVQSGHREGHYYVALFGLRRYDPIHVAEQIQRGFSYAAFERFQRNTDFSYHLLAKIVAVPQRTLARRKVAGRFEPEESDRLARISRVFARALELFEGDIENAREWLTSPVRGLGGRAPIEFASTDVGAIEVENLIGRLEYGIPS from the coding sequence ATGGCAAAGATATCCCCTGTAGCAGAAGTCGCACGCAAGTCTGCCGATGTAGCCGAATTGTGGGACCGCGTGCAGTCGGGACATCGAGAGGGTCACTATTACGTAGCTCTCTTTGGTTTACGGCGGTATGACCCGATTCACGTCGCTGAACAAATCCAGCGCGGGTTCAGCTATGCGGCTTTCGAACGGTTTCAGAGAAATACCGACTTTTCTTACCACCTTCTGGCGAAGATCGTAGCGGTGCCCCAGCGCACCCTCGCTCGACGGAAAGTTGCGGGACGGTTTGAGCCCGAAGAATCGGATCGGCTCGCTCGGATTTCACGAGTGTTCGCAAGGGCACTCGAACTGTTCGAGGGAGATATCGAGAACGCCCGTGAATGGCTGACCAGTCCTGTGCGCGGACTGGGAGGCCGTGCTCCTATTGAGTTTGCTTCGACAGACGTCGGCGCGATCGAGGTCGAAAACCTGATTGGCCGCCTGGAGTATGGCATCCCGTCGTAG
- a CDS encoding RES family NAD+ phosphorylase, whose protein sequence is MRLWRLVKTRYAATAFDGEGARLHGARWNGVGVRVAYAADSSALAVLEVLVHLGKVSVLPSYSLVTGNLPSSLMEDLEESTLPAGWNASPVPPAVQSMGDAWIRSGRSLALRVPSAIVQGSYSVLINPAHPDVGQFIVDAATPYSFDARLIKIPGV, encoded by the coding sequence ATGCGTTTATGGCGACTCGTCAAAACGCGATACGCCGCTACCGCCTTTGATGGAGAAGGGGCGCGGCTCCATGGAGCCCGCTGGAACGGCGTCGGAGTTCGGGTCGCATATGCAGCTGATAGTTCTGCCCTTGCCGTCCTTGAGGTCCTGGTTCACCTGGGCAAGGTGTCGGTACTGCCTTCCTATTCACTCGTCACTGGCAACTTACCCTCATCGTTGATGGAAGACCTTGAGGAGTCCACGCTTCCCGCAGGTTGGAATGCGTCGCCGGTGCCACCGGCTGTTCAATCAATGGGTGATGCGTGGATCAGATCGGGTCGCTCCCTCGCTCTCAGGGTTCCCAGCGCGATCGTTCAAGGGAGCTATTCGGTGCTGATCAATCCTGCCCATCCTGATGTCGGGCAATTCATCGTTGACGCTGCTACGCCATACAGTTTCGACGCCCGCCTCATAAAAATCCCCGGCGTCTGA